A portion of the Pomacea canaliculata isolate SZHN2017 linkage group LG13, ASM307304v1, whole genome shotgun sequence genome contains these proteins:
- the LOC112554233 gene encoding hemicentin-1-like, whose amino-acid sequence MKLWMFGLLLSQFSKLLKGLDIMVDPPYNPFWVLEGTTFRASCSAEVRDLEWFIDGSSPKVSGYEEWRNSTTDGVRTTVTISKSKMGWDVSPNIICRSPSAGKDVVVGVNIFAAYIRNANISEGNDVSVECRPDSSPEVSTVSWSRDGAPLSNDSGRVILLENNTKLVILRSTPADAGVYTCNMTLQAGPKINQTFTQPVTLAGKPYLFEKMSSHVQVYLNDSLYLTCPVKGYPSPEVYWLHNGDTPVSPSTRVTMSTYEDVAGARLSVRNLTTADMGLYRCAAENGLGRVVKTFHVGVTGGALTCTGHVISLVLAAGVVTWVMRVE is encoded by the exons GGCTTGACATCATGGTCGATCCACCCTATAATCCTTTCTGGGTCTTGGAGGGCACGACGTTCAGAGCCAGCTGCTCGGCTGAGGTCAGAGACCTGGAGTGGTTCATTGACGGGTCTTCACCCAAGGTGTCGGGCTACGAGGAGTGGCGCAACTCCACGACGGATGGAGTCCGAACCACTGTGACCATCAGCAAGAGCAAGATGGGGTGGGACGTCAGCCCCAACATCATCTGCCGCTCGCCCTCTGCTGGCAAGGATGTCGTCGTCGGTGTTAATATTTTTGCCG CTTACATCAGGAACGCTAACATCAGTGAAGGAAATGACGTCAGCGTGGAGTGCCGGCCCGACTCCTCACCGGAAGTTTCAACAGTATCGTGGAGTCGCGATGGAGCTCCTCTCTCAAACGACTCGGGCCGTGTGATTCTGCTGGAGAACAACACCAAACTAGTTATCCTCAGATCCA CGCCTGCTGACGCCGGTGTGTACACGTGCAACATGACCCTCCAGGCAGGTCCCAAGATCAATCAAACCTTCACACAGCCCGTGACACTGGcag GAAAGCCCTACCTGTTCGAGAAAATGTCCTCACATGTCCAGGTGTACCTCAACGACTCCCTCTACCTTACCTGTCCGGTGAAAGGTTATCCCAGCCCGGAGGTGTACTGGCTCCACAACGGGGACACTCCAGTCAGCCCCTCCACTCGCGTGACGATGAGCACGTACGAGGATGTGGCCGGCGCTCGTCTGTCGGTGAGGAACCTGACGACCGCCGACATGGGGCTGTACCGCTGTGCCGCCGAGAACGGCCTGGGCCGGGTGGTCAAGACCTTCCACGTGGGGGTGACGGGTGGCGCCCTCACCTGCACTGGCCACGTCATCAGCTTGGTCCTGGCAGCGGGTGTTGTCACGTGGGTGATGAGAGTGGAATGA